A single Methanospirillum lacunae DNA region contains:
- the kdpB gene encoding potassium-transporting ATPase subunit KdpB: MSETGHQKRNTSSSRDLYIRAIQESFIKLDPRLMVKNTVMFVVEIGSALTTIFWLMAVLKLSDESAIFIGLISIWLWFTVIFANFAEALAEGRGKAQAQALRQMRQDTAAKRLPTQYKLGQTTPPENEIIDEISSSKLHKDDLFFVAAGDLIPVDGEIVQGIASVNESAITGESAPVIREAGGDRSAVTGGTTILSDWLIVRVTANPGEGFLDKMISLIEGAKRQKTPNEIALNILLISLTVIFICVCATLYAFSLYSVRAAGTGTVVSATILIALLVCLAPTTIGGLLSAIGIAGMDRLIRRNVITTSGRAIEAAGDVDVLLLDKTGTITLGNREAVELIAVDGTDLSDLAEIAQLASLADETPEGRSIVVLVKNQYGLRGRTVGAHDDSPEMKFIPFSSQTRMSGVDINGNEIRKGSAEAVYAYMKEKGRPVSDELISKVDAISRAGGTPLVVTKNGKALGVIYLKDIVKGGIKERFAQLRHMGIKTIMITGDNRLTAATIAAEAGVDDFLAEATPESKLHLIREYQNGGRLVAMTGDGTNDAPALAQADVAVAMNTGTQPAREAANMVDLDSNPTKLIEIVEIGKQLLMTRGSLTTFSIANDIAKYFAIIPAAFVGTYPALAALNIMDLHQAILSAVIFNALIIVALIPLALRGVTYKPLSADEALRNNILIYGLGGVIAPFIGIKIIDLILILAGMG; this comes from the coding sequence ATGTCTGAAACTGGTCACCAGAAACGGAATACATCATCATCGCGTGATCTCTATATCAGAGCCATACAGGAGTCGTTTATAAAACTTGACCCCCGTCTCATGGTTAAAAACACAGTCATGTTCGTTGTTGAGATCGGAAGTGCGTTAACGACGATTTTCTGGCTGATGGCTGTTCTAAAGTTAAGTGATGAATCAGCCATATTTATCGGATTGATCTCAATCTGGCTCTGGTTCACGGTTATCTTTGCAAACTTCGCTGAAGCTCTGGCAGAAGGGAGAGGAAAAGCACAAGCCCAGGCATTACGCCAGATGAGGCAGGATACTGCTGCAAAGCGTCTTCCTACTCAATACAAACTCGGGCAGACAACTCCTCCGGAAAATGAGATTATTGATGAGATATCATCAAGCAAACTACACAAAGATGATCTGTTCTTTGTTGCAGCAGGAGATCTCATTCCTGTTGATGGTGAGATTGTCCAGGGTATTGCATCAGTAAATGAGAGTGCAATCACCGGGGAAAGTGCACCGGTAATCAGAGAAGCTGGAGGTGACAGGAGTGCCGTCACAGGTGGCACAACAATTCTTTCAGACTGGCTGATCGTCAGAGTGACAGCAAATCCTGGCGAAGGATTTCTTGACAAGATGATATCCCTGATAGAAGGAGCGAAACGCCAGAAGACACCAAATGAAATTGCTCTCAACATTCTCCTCATCAGTCTGACTGTTATCTTCATCTGTGTCTGTGCAACACTGTATGCATTCTCTTTATACAGTGTCAGGGCTGCCGGAACCGGTACAGTAGTCAGTGCAACAATCCTGATTGCCCTGCTGGTCTGCCTGGCTCCGACAACTATCGGAGGTCTTCTCAGTGCCATCGGAATTGCAGGTATGGACCGGCTCATCAGAAGAAATGTAATCACCACTTCCGGTCGGGCGATTGAAGCTGCCGGAGACGTAGATGTACTGCTTCTCGACAAAACCGGAACGATTACCCTTGGAAACCGTGAAGCGGTAGAACTCATCGCTGTAGATGGAACAGATCTATCTGACCTCGCTGAAATTGCACAACTCGCTTCCCTGGCTGATGAAACACCTGAAGGTCGGAGCATCGTAGTCCTGGTAAAAAACCAGTACGGTCTTCGGGGAAGAACTGTTGGTGCTCATGACGATTCGCCTGAAATGAAATTCATACCCTTCTCAAGTCAGACACGGATGAGCGGGGTTGATATCAATGGTAACGAAATCAGGAAAGGATCTGCTGAAGCCGTGTACGCATACATGAAAGAGAAAGGCAGACCGGTCTCTGACGAACTTATCTCAAAGGTGGATGCGATCTCACGTGCCGGGGGAACACCGCTGGTAGTAACAAAGAATGGAAAAGCACTCGGTGTCATTTATCTGAAAGATATTGTAAAAGGTGGAATAAAGGAGAGATTTGCTCAACTCCGTCATATGGGAATCAAGACAATTATGATAACCGGAGACAACCGGCTCACGGCTGCAACAATTGCTGCCGAGGCAGGAGTCGATGATTTCCTTGCTGAAGCGACACCTGAAAGTAAACTTCACCTCATTCGTGAGTACCAGAACGGAGGACGACTTGTTGCAATGACCGGGGACGGAACCAATGATGCTCCGGCCTTAGCACAGGCAGATGTGGCAGTTGCAATGAATACCGGTACACAGCCGGCTCGTGAAGCTGCCAATATGGTTGACCTTGACAGTAACCCTACCAAACTAATCGAGATTGTGGAGATTGGAAAACAACTCCTTATGACCCGGGGTTCACTGACAACTTTCAGCATTGCCAATGATATCGCGAAATATTTTGCCATAATTCCTGCTGCATTTGTGGGAACGTACCCTGCACTTGCAGCTCTCAATATTATGGACCTTCATCAGGCAATTCTCTCGGCTGTGATCTTTAATGCACTTATCATTGTTGCTCTGATCCCCCTGGCCCTCAGGGGAGTCACCTACAAACCACTTTCAGCAGATGAGGCACTCCGAAATAATATCCTCATCTATGGACTCGGTGGAGTAATTGCTCCGTTTATTGGAATAAAAATTATTGATCTCATTCTGATTCTGGCAGGCATGGGATAA
- a CDS encoding KUP/HAK/KT family potassium transporter, with the protein MIQPPPLPSILKSIGLVFGDIGTSPIYTLASLYLVVKPTTSHIFGTISLIFWTLIILVSLQYAILAMRLSSNGEGGTIVLKELLLPMVKSKFGILAVTIITFAGVSLMIGDCVITPAISILSAVEGIKLIPGWAGISEGTLVMLAILISIGLFWFQKRGTDKVGKTFGPVMIIWFVSLAVFGLISIIRTPEILLALSPTHALLFIMQDPDKAFLSLSLIILCATGGEALFADMGHLGREPIRWAWLIVLVALTLVYLGQGAFLIRNGPVDNPFFGLIISEAAILYIPFLFLTVMATVIASQAVISGIFSVIYQAINTHLLPRLPIDYTSSELRTQIYINIVNWGLCIAVIFMLVIFGSSERLAAAYGIAVSGTMLITGVMMSTIFLYRRQFLPVILSIFVTCVDLIFFLSLLHKIPVGGYWSLVIAAIPFSIFVIFTEGQKVLYRGLNPMDNGVFMKKFEDRYTHYPKLPGTAVFFAQSMDHIPAYMTRTMFIHGIIYKDNVIISVRPKEEAYGVSWHLKEIRPGLRSLSIEYGYMQVIHLLSIIRQVGIEETTVFYGMEEIVTNNIIWKIYAVIKRLSPSFVQYYRLPPDRVHGVVTRLEM; encoded by the coding sequence ATGATACAACCACCTCCTCTTCCCTCAATATTAAAATCAATCGGTCTGGTCTTCGGAGATATCGGAACAAGTCCAATATACACTCTCGCTTCTCTCTACCTTGTTGTAAAGCCAACGACAAGTCATATCTTTGGTACGATATCCCTGATATTCTGGACCTTGATTATCCTTGTATCATTACAATATGCTATTCTTGCGATGCGTCTCTCCAGTAATGGTGAAGGTGGAACCATTGTGCTCAAGGAACTTCTTCTGCCAATGGTCAAGAGCAAGTTTGGTATTCTTGCTGTTACGATCATTACTTTTGCCGGAGTCTCTCTGATGATAGGAGACTGCGTCATCACTCCGGCGATTAGTATTCTCTCTGCTGTTGAGGGTATCAAACTCATTCCGGGCTGGGCAGGGATATCAGAGGGAACGCTCGTAATGCTTGCCATCCTCATATCGATTGGATTATTCTGGTTTCAAAAACGAGGTACCGATAAAGTAGGAAAAACATTTGGGCCGGTCATGATCATCTGGTTTGTATCTCTTGCTGTTTTTGGTTTAATATCTATTATCCGGACACCAGAGATCCTCCTTGCACTCAGTCCCACACATGCACTCCTGTTTATAATGCAGGATCCTGACAAAGCGTTCCTTTCTCTTTCGCTCATAATTCTCTGTGCAACCGGAGGAGAAGCATTGTTTGCAGATATGGGTCACCTCGGGAGAGAACCGATTCGATGGGCATGGCTTATTGTTCTTGTTGCTTTGACCCTGGTATATCTTGGTCAGGGGGCCTTTCTCATCAGAAACGGCCCGGTTGATAACCCGTTTTTTGGGTTGATTATAAGTGAAGCAGCAATATTGTATATTCCGTTCCTGTTCCTGACAGTGATGGCAACAGTGATTGCATCCCAGGCAGTCATAAGCGGAATCTTCTCTGTTATTTACCAGGCTATCAATACTCATCTCCTTCCAAGACTTCCAATAGACTATACCTCATCAGAACTGCGAACTCAGATCTATATCAACATTGTAAACTGGGGATTATGTATTGCTGTCATTTTCATGCTCGTTATCTTCGGCTCATCAGAAAGGCTTGCGGCTGCATACGGGATTGCAGTCAGCGGAACGATGCTGATTACCGGGGTGATGATGAGTACCATATTCCTGTACAGACGCCAGTTTTTACCGGTTATCCTCTCAATATTTGTAACCTGTGTAGACCTGATCTTCTTCCTCTCACTTCTGCATAAGATTCCGGTAGGAGGATACTGGTCACTTGTTATTGCGGCAATCCCGTTCTCTATCTTTGTAATCTTTACCGAAGGGCAGAAGGTTTTGTACCGGGGTCTCAACCCGATGGATAACGGGGTATTTATGAAAAAGTTTGAGGACCGGTACACCCATTATCCAAAATTACCAGGTACTGCAGTCTTTTTCGCCCAGTCGATGGATCATATTCCGGCATATATGACCCGGACGATGTTTATTCATGGGATAATCTACAAGGACAACGTCATCATTTCTGTCAGGCCAAAAGAAGAGGCCTATGGTGTGAGCTGGCATCTCAAGGAGATAAGGCCCGGACTTCGGTCTCTTTCTATAGAGTATGGGTACATGCAGGTCATTCATCTTCTTTCCATTATCAGGCAGGTTGGGATAGAAGAGACCACGGTTTTTTACGGAATGGAAGAGATCGTCACGAACAATATTATCTGGAAGATATATGCTGTGATCAAGCGGCTTTCACCATCGTTTGTCCAGTATTACCGCCTGCCACCTGACCGGGTTCATGGTGTTGTAACACGGCTTGAGATGTGA
- a CDS encoding DUF4118 domain-containing protein: MDDGRPDPDLLLSQIQKEEKKETTGKLKIFLGYAAGVGKTYGMLKAAHDRLAEGIDVRIGYVETHGRSETDALLDGLPIIDRVAVQYKSTILYEMDIDAILALHPALVLVDELAHTNPPTFRHTKRYQDVEELLAAGIDVYTTLNIQHVESLRDVVAKITSIVVHETVPDRIIDLADEIELMDIPPAELQSRLAEGKVYVPDMASRAIEQFFNEGNLFALRELSLRKTADRVDTQMFEYMQTRSIPGPWATSEHLLVSIGPSPLSEKLVRTTKRQADRLNTDWRAVYVETPMHHRLSNKSREQIWKTVKLAESLGGKTETIFGLNIPDTLIEYAKKNNITRIVIGKTLRTRWKEILFGSIVDQMIHKSGDIDVYVISSGDRIKENISYSDESILPVTLPGKYLESLVLVSIVTICGELLKNYISQTNLIMFYLMVVVIAAFRRGLNLAIFTSIIGVLMFDFFLVPPYYTFRVSDTQYIITFFGMILVGIVVSILISKAQDYAKSAHHREEENAALYRLAKNLTGASDIKSVLSAVILKIEENFNWQAVILMPESKTLVVKGSSHALHITDDEISIAQWAFSKNAIVGYDTDTLHASRLRFIPIRSRKKVLGVLGVKPDEVEGVISPDEGRMLELFTDLTGLAIERFEKG; the protein is encoded by the coding sequence ATGGATGATGGCAGACCTGATCCAGATCTCCTTCTCTCTCAAATTCAAAAAGAAGAAAAGAAGGAAACAACCGGGAAATTAAAAATTTTTCTTGGTTACGCTGCAGGAGTAGGAAAAACCTACGGAATGCTCAAAGCAGCTCATGACCGCCTTGCTGAGGGTATCGATGTCAGAATCGGGTATGTTGAGACGCATGGGAGATCAGAGACAGATGCTTTACTGGATGGCCTTCCCATCATTGACAGGGTAGCAGTTCAATACAAGTCAACCATCCTGTACGAAATGGATATCGATGCCATTTTAGCATTACATCCCGCTCTTGTTTTAGTTGACGAACTTGCCCATACCAATCCTCCTACTTTCAGACATACAAAACGATACCAGGATGTTGAAGAACTTCTTGCTGCGGGAATTGATGTTTATACCACTCTAAATATTCAACATGTAGAAAGTTTACGGGATGTTGTTGCCAAAATAACCTCAATCGTTGTTCATGAAACTGTTCCGGATCGAATAATAGACCTTGCCGATGAGATAGAACTGATGGATATTCCACCTGCTGAGCTGCAGTCCAGGCTTGCAGAAGGGAAGGTCTATGTCCCAGATATGGCTTCCCGTGCGATAGAACAGTTTTTTAATGAAGGAAATCTTTTTGCACTTCGTGAACTCTCTCTTCGCAAGACCGCAGACCGTGTTGATACCCAGATGTTTGAGTACATGCAGACCCGGTCTATTCCCGGGCCGTGGGCAACCTCAGAACATCTTCTCGTCTCAATCGGACCAAGTCCCCTCTCAGAAAAACTGGTCAGAACCACAAAACGTCAGGCAGATCGTTTGAACACAGACTGGAGAGCAGTATATGTCGAAACACCGATGCATCATCGGTTATCTAATAAGTCCAGGGAACAGATCTGGAAGACTGTAAAACTTGCAGAAAGTCTCGGTGGGAAGACAGAAACGATATTTGGACTTAATATCCCGGATACCCTGATTGAGTATGCTAAAAAGAATAATATTACACGGATAGTCATCGGTAAAACGCTCAGGACACGATGGAAAGAAATCTTATTCGGATCTATCGTGGATCAGATGATCCACAAAAGCGGAGATATCGATGTATATGTAATCAGCAGTGGCGATAGGATCAAAGAAAACATTTCGTACTCCGATGAATCCATCCTTCCGGTAACCTTACCGGGAAAATATCTTGAAAGTCTGGTTCTTGTAAGTATTGTAACCATCTGCGGAGAACTTCTGAAAAATTACATCTCACAGACCAACCTCATCATGTTCTACCTGATGGTTGTTGTTATTGCAGCATTCAGGCGGGGACTTAATCTCGCAATCTTTACATCGATCATCGGTGTTCTGATGTTTGATTTCTTTTTAGTTCCACCATATTATACCTTCAGAGTATCAGATACCCAGTATATTATCACCTTCTTTGGAATGATCCTGGTCGGAATTGTCGTCAGTATTCTTATTTCAAAGGCTCAGGATTATGCAAAATCAGCACATCACAGAGAGGAAGAAAATGCTGCATTATACCGGCTTGCAAAAAACCTGACAGGTGCATCAGATATTAAATCTGTACTCTCTGCTGTAATTCTCAAGATAGAAGAGAACTTTAACTGGCAGGCTGTAATCCTCATGCCCGAATCTAAAACTCTGGTAGTCAAAGGGTCTTCCCATGCATTACACATCACTGATGATGAAATATCTATAGCGCAATGGGCTTTTTCAAAAAATGCCATTGTCGGGTATGACACAGATACTCTTCATGCATCCCGGCTCCGGTTTATCCCAATACGAAGCAGAAAAAAAGTGCTTGGGGTTCTTGGTGTTAAACCCGATGAAGTGGAAGGTGTCATTTCTCCTGATGAAGGAAGAATGCTTGAATTATTCACCGATCTGACTGGACTGGCTATTGAACGGTTTGAAAAAGGATAA
- a CDS encoding PAS domain S-box protein: MDKKIEEERTSILRVLDRENFCISISTIALHTGINRHAVARHMDSLEMLGKVRKLDVGRAKKYLLVKKIPEYGLIDISTDFIFIVNPQLSVQYLNESAARHFKTSLQECIGKDIRVLKFPLLLHRDFIKTINSFTYEKSEKVTLQDDNGSWFEITLLGFSLLAAPNQIAIICTDITDKKRAEIELKIAQEKYIFAFRASPDGVVMRDIETGEILEANPSYCRIIGYPLHEIIGKTPVDLDLFESPGYHTIITQKIIQSQLAEHRYELRVRRKSGELIDVSCSACIIHLPNRDCLLILTRDISEQKRTEEKIRTSEKLYRLLADNTQDVIWTLDPVTFSFTYISPSIKRLIGLSPEIVIKKKIQEIITPESYLRITVKLPYFMRSHMDGRNPSYCRLRIYYSGIDGTVIPTEAAISFVKNSTGEIIQILGVCRDISLHLEILKKLRRSEQHYKLLAESVKDVVWILDPVYRTLRYISPSVTKLLGWTPSELYQMELEDIISPDMVDFFISECSRRYALYLENDSKQYYTNELKILTKNGTFLWTEINSHTSRDEETGAVEIIGISRDITDKKILNQVLADNEAQFKLIFNNMGDVFWTFDLTTHKVTYISPYILNLRGYNPNEILGRTLDELYSMNYLSKDDTHILKIKEQIIKFQGGDESARNIRISTIYRHRSGNLINGDVCISLIADNNRNVTQIIGVLREISDQKDQDSLPTGSFELPDKF, encoded by the coding sequence ATGGATAAGAAGATAGAAGAAGAACGTACCAGTATTCTTCGTGTTTTGGATAGGGAAAATTTCTGTATATCCATATCAACTATAGCTTTACATACGGGGATTAACCGTCATGCTGTTGCCCGCCATATGGATTCACTGGAAATGCTTGGAAAGGTTAGGAAACTGGATGTAGGAAGGGCAAAAAAGTATCTGTTGGTAAAAAAAATACCTGAATACGGGCTCATTGATATCAGTACAGATTTTATTTTTATTGTCAATCCCCAATTATCAGTTCAATATCTCAATGAATCAGCCGCCCGTCATTTTAAAACTTCTTTGCAGGAATGTATCGGAAAAGATATCAGGGTTCTAAAATTTCCTCTGTTATTGCATCGTGATTTTATCAAAACGATCAATTCATTTACCTATGAAAAATCAGAGAAGGTAACTCTGCAGGATGATAATGGATCCTGGTTTGAGATAACCCTCCTTGGATTTTCTCTTCTTGCGGCTCCGAATCAGATAGCGATAATCTGTACAGATATTACTGATAAAAAAAGAGCTGAAATAGAACTTAAAATTGCCCAGGAGAAATATATTTTCGCATTTCGTGCCTCTCCTGACGGAGTGGTAATGAGAGATATTGAAACCGGTGAAATTCTTGAAGCTAATCCATCCTACTGCCGGATAATCGGGTACCCATTGCATGAAATTATCGGTAAAACTCCTGTTGATCTTGATCTTTTTGAATCTCCTGGCTACCATACAATCATAACTCAGAAAATTATTCAAAGTCAGTTGGCAGAACACCGGTATGAATTACGTGTACGGAGAAAATCTGGAGAATTAATTGATGTATCCTGTTCAGCATGTATCATTCATCTTCCAAATCGCGATTGTCTGCTTATTTTGACCAGGGATATCAGTGAACAAAAGAGGACTGAGGAAAAAATACGTACAAGTGAAAAATTGTACCGTTTGCTTGCTGATAATACCCAGGATGTAATATGGACACTTGATCCGGTTACATTTTCATTTACTTATATTAGTCCATCGATAAAACGTCTTATTGGATTATCTCCTGAGATTGTAATAAAAAAGAAAATCCAGGAGATTATTACACCTGAATCGTATCTTCGAATAACAGTTAAATTACCATATTTCATGAGGTCTCACATGGATGGAAGAAATCCATCCTACTGCCGGCTTCGAATATATTATTCCGGGATTGATGGAACAGTAATTCCGACTGAAGCTGCAATATCTTTTGTAAAAAACTCTACCGGTGAAATCATACAGATTCTTGGGGTCTGCAGAGACATTTCCTTGCATCTGGAAATTTTAAAGAAATTAAGAAGAAGTGAACAGCACTATAAACTGCTGGCTGAATCGGTCAAGGATGTTGTTTGGATATTGGATCCAGTGTATCGTACTCTCAGGTATATCAGTCCGTCTGTCACAAAATTACTTGGCTGGACTCCATCTGAACTCTATCAAATGGAGTTAGAAGACATTATTTCACCTGATATGGTAGATTTTTTTATTTCGGAATGTTCACGCCGGTATGCGTTATATCTTGAAAATGATAGTAAACAATATTATACGAATGAATTGAAAATCCTCACAAAAAATGGAACTTTTTTGTGGACAGAAATTAATTCCCATACTTCAAGAGATGAAGAGACCGGTGCAGTGGAGATCATCGGAATATCAAGAGATATTACAGATAAAAAGATTCTCAATCAGGTACTTGCCGATAATGAAGCCCAATTCAAACTTATTTTTAATAATATGGGCGATGTCTTCTGGACTTTCGATCTTACTACGCATAAGGTAACATACATAAGCCCATATATCCTGAATTTGCGTGGATATAATCCGAATGAGATCTTAGGTCGAACATTAGATGAATTGTATTCTATGAATTACTTATCTAAAGATGATACCCATATCCTAAAAATTAAAGAACAGATAATAAAATTTCAAGGCGGTGATGAATCTGCTCGAAATATAAGGATTTCAACAATCTACAGACATCGAAGTGGTAATCTTATAAATGGAGATGTTTGTATTTCACTCATTGCTGATAATAATAGAAATGTTACACAAATAATCGGAGTTTTACGTGAAATTTCTGATCAAAAGGATCAAGATTCTCTTCCCACTGGATCCTTCGAACTTCCTGATAAGTTTTAA
- the kdpA gene encoding potassium-transporting ATPase subunit KdpA, with the protein MYLNPKTPHILRQIKPAITIFVLLTIITGIAYPLLVTGLAMIFFPWQANGSLYDLHNHHTGSDLIGQPFTSEKYFWSRLSATSPSYNSSLSSGSNYGPTNPAYLERMTSSVQDMQAKSLNAATLIPVDLITSSASGLDPDISVASAYYQIQRVAKARGIDARELTALVNQHIQGPQYGILGESRVNVLALNQALDSYQESGDHSIISSSEKISDKTPVIFGIRGTDWIQFAIFFILLFALVVPVGRYMVEMYQGKSSGIFRIFRTTETWILAKAGIRPDDEMDYKTFAIALIIFNLLGIIVVFLLQQIQQYLPLNPLNLGPVAPDLSLNTAVSFATNTNWQAYAGETTLSYLTQMLGLTVQNFISAATGMAVLVALIYGFSRREAETIGNFWVLLIRSVWILLPLSIILSLILVSQGTIQNFNAPVEIQLLDPLTDNGSVVASTQVIPQGPAASQIAIKLLGTNGGGYFNANSAHPYENPTPLSDILEIIALLLIPAGLCYTFGSMIGSIKKGIALLIAMVIIFIPLVGLCYSAEQSTNPFFSQLGIDQTASAIQPGGNMEGKEVRFGVLHSALFAVSTTATSCGAVNAMHDSFTPLGGLVPLMMIQFGEIVFGGVGSGLGVMIVYVIIAMFIAGLMVGRTPEYLGKKIEPPEMTLAAVVILIPIVAILVGTAIAVVTTAGTFSILNPGAHGFTEILYAFSSAVGNNGSAFGGLSANTLFYNCALALAMIIGRYPMLILLLALAGSFVQKKTVPPSGGTLQDHRPLFIIWLVFVIVSIGVLSFLPALALGPIAEFLVQGGMMHV; encoded by the coding sequence GTGTATCTCAATCCGAAAACCCCCCACATATTAAGGCAGATTAAACCTGCCATCACGATCTTTGTACTGCTCACGATCATTACCGGAATCGCCTATCCGCTCCTGGTTACCGGACTTGCTATGATATTCTTCCCATGGCAGGCCAACGGGAGTTTATATGATCTTCATAACCATCATACCGGATCAGACCTGATCGGACAGCCATTTACTTCAGAGAAGTATTTCTGGTCACGTCTATCTGCTACTTCACCGTCGTACAATTCGAGCTTGTCATCAGGTTCAAATTATGGTCCGACCAATCCGGCCTATCTGGAAAGGATGACCTCTTCAGTCCAGGATATGCAGGCTAAATCTCTCAATGCTGCCACTCTTATTCCTGTAGATCTCATAACATCTTCAGCGAGTGGACTGGATCCAGATATTAGCGTTGCATCAGCGTATTACCAGATTCAAAGAGTTGCAAAAGCACGTGGTATTGACGCCCGGGAACTTACGGCACTTGTAAATCAGCATATTCAAGGACCTCAGTATGGGATACTTGGTGAGAGCAGGGTCAATGTTCTGGCTTTGAACCAGGCATTGGACTCATATCAGGAGTCCGGAGATCACAGCATCATTTCCTCATCAGAAAAAATTTCTGATAAAACACCAGTCATCTTCGGTATCAGGGGAACAGACTGGATTCAGTTCGCTATCTTTTTTATTCTCCTCTTTGCCCTGGTTGTTCCGGTGGGCAGATACATGGTTGAGATGTACCAGGGTAAATCATCCGGAATATTCCGGATATTCAGAACCACCGAAACCTGGATATTAGCCAAAGCCGGAATCAGACCAGATGATGAGATGGATTACAAAACATTTGCCATCGCCCTGATTATCTTCAACCTTCTGGGTATCATCGTTGTATTCCTTCTTCAGCAGATCCAGCAGTATCTTCCACTAAATCCTCTGAATCTGGGTCCTGTCGCTCCGGATCTTTCTCTCAATACTGCAGTCAGCTTTGCAACCAACACCAACTGGCAGGCATATGCTGGTGAGACAACTCTCAGTTATCTGACACAGATGCTTGGCCTTACCGTTCAGAATTTTATTTCTGCCGCTACCGGAATGGCAGTCCTTGTGGCGTTGATTTATGGATTTTCCCGGAGAGAAGCAGAAACCATCGGAAATTTCTGGGTACTTCTCATAAGAAGTGTATGGATTCTGCTGCCTCTCAGCATCATCCTCTCCCTTATCCTGGTATCACAGGGAACAATTCAGAATTTCAACGCACCGGTTGAGATTCAACTCCTTGATCCTCTTACTGATAATGGTTCAGTCGTTGCTTCGACTCAGGTTATTCCCCAGGGACCTGCAGCATCACAGATTGCTATTAAACTCCTGGGCACTAATGGTGGTGGCTATTTTAATGCAAATTCAGCTCACCCATATGAAAACCCGACCCCTCTGTCAGATATTTTAGAAATTATCGCCCTTCTTCTCATCCCTGCAGGACTATGTTACACCTTTGGAAGCATGATTGGATCGATAAAGAAAGGGATTGCCCTGCTCATCGCTATGGTCATCATCTTCATCCCATTGGTTGGCCTCTGTTACTCTGCAGAACAGAGCACCAATCCATTCTTTTCTCAACTTGGTATCGATCAAACAGCAAGTGCTATTCAACCGGGTGGAAACATGGAAGGAAAAGAAGTACGTTTCGGAGTACTTCACAGTGCCCTCTTTGCCGTTTCCACGACTGCTACCTCATGTGGTGCAGTAAACGCTATGCATGACTCATTCACCCCACTCGGTGGGTTGGTTCCACTCATGATGATCCAGTTCGGAGAGATCGTCTTTGGAGGAGTCGGATCCGGCCTTGGTGTAATGATCGTGTATGTCATCATCGCCATGTTTATCGCCGGGCTGATGGTTGGGAGGACTCCGGAATATCTGGGAAAGAAGATTGAACCACCTGAAATGACTCTGGCAGCTGTTGTCATTCTCATTCCAATCGTGGCCATCCTTGTCGGAACTGCCATCGCAGTTGTGACAACAGCGGGAACGTTTTCAATACTTAATCCAGGTGCTCATGGTTTTACAGAGATTTTATATGCTTTCTCCTCGGCTGTCGGAAATAACGGCAGTGCATTTGGAGGCCTGAGTGCAAACACGTTGTTTTACAACTGTGCTCTTGCTCTTGCCATGATAATAGGAAGATATCCGATGCTCATCCTCCTTCTTGCATTAGCCGGATCATTTGTCCAGAAGAAAACTGTCCCCCCATCAGGAGGAACACTTCAGGATCACCGTCCTCTCTTTATTATCTGGCTCGTATTTGTCATCGTAAGTATTGGAGTTCTCAGTTTCCTTCCAGCCCTGGCACTTGGTCCGATAGCAGAATTTCTTGTTCAGGGAGGGATGATGCATGTCTGA